The stretch of DNA AGGTGACGCGGATGTTGCGTACGCCGTCGATATTGCGATATTCGGTAAATTCATGCACAATGGACAAATTTGCGCAATTACCAACCGAATTATCGTTCATGATGATTTATATGATGAATTTATTGAAAAATATGTGGAACGGGTAAAGGAATTAAAAGCGGGTGATCCAAAAGATTCCAGTACGGTCATTGGTCCGATTATCAATGAAAGACAAGCCGACAAAATCATGTCAATCATCAAGGCAGCCAAGGAAGACGGCAACAAGTTAGCCGTGGAAGGGAAACGAGAGGGAAATGTCATCTCCCCATTTGTATTTGTGGATGTGCCGAATGATTCAAAGTTAGCACAAACGGAGATCTTTGGACCCGTAGCTATAATTATTCACGCCAAAGATGATCAGGAAGCCATTGAATTAGCAAATAGCACAGAGTTTGGATTGTCTGCAGCCATCATAACGAGTGATTTGAAGCGAGGCGAACGCTTGGCGTTGGAAATCGAATCAGGCACCACGCATGTCAATGACATGCCCGCAGTGTTAGAAAGTAACGTCCCGTTTGGTGGCGTTAAAAAGAGTGGGATCGGACGATTTGGAACCGATTGGATTATCGAAGAGTTCACAACGACGAAATGGGTATCAGTTCAGACCGAAAACATTCAATATCCATTTTAATTCCGGATATAAAATAAATCACTAGCGTTGCATGAATATTAATTAAATATTCAGTCACCATTCTATCTTTATTTTTGCCAAAAAGGGAAGCACCTGAATAAAGGTAGCGCTGTCCATTTGGTAAGTTTATACAGTTATCCATAAGTGACGGGTCAGCAGGGATCGTTACGGTATGCTTCCACTCCTGATTCTACGAAGCCAATACCGGGACGACTCCCATAGATTAGCGGCTAGAATACGTGAAATCGCCAAGATGGATTTCCTGCTGTTTGTTTCCGATTGAATCAGGACGTTCAGACAATAGGCAATCAGAGCCAGATAAATCTGGTTTTTCACAGCGTATTCACTTTGACCGTAGAAATGCTTGATCTTCACGTGCTGCTTGAGCCACTTGAAGAACAATTCGATGGCCCAGCGAGAACGGTAGATTTCGCTGATTTCCTCCGCGGAAATGTCGAAACGATTGGTGATCAGCCGCAATTCGCCCCCCTTGCCATCAGGGATGACAAGGATTCGGAAAACGTTCTCCGTACAGTTCGGATTGGCGCCTACGAACGCCATCGTGTCGGAAAGGGCATCACTCCCTTCCGGAAGGGAGAATGTGTGGATGGGATGCAGAACGGCATTCTTCTTCAACCGACAGACGAAGAAAAGCCCATCGTCCGTGAAGCGGTCAAACCGTTCATAATCCACATACCCGCGGTCGAAAACATACATGGCCTCCTTGTCGTCAACAAGCACTTCGAGTTGATTACGGTCGTGCTCCTTGGCGTTCGTGATGACCTCTTTGTCGGGGTAATGAGTGCCGTTTTCATCGAACACCAAGCGTATATGCAGCTTTACGCCGGCCTTGGTCTCCCGGAATTCGGCCCATTTAAAATGGTTTACGTTCAACGGGATCGTTGTGGAGTCGATGATTTTCAGGAGCAACCCCTTTTTGGGCGAAAGTTTTTGTACAGCGATCTGACTAACCAGTTGCATGAAAAGATTCGACAGAACCGTTGGATCCAACCGATTATTCTTTCTGGAAAGCTGCGACACACTGATGGAATCCACGCCGATCGCCCGTTGGAAATCCCGGTTTGTCAGCGCTGCTTCCAGTGCGTGCAGGCTGTCTGACTCCATTAATTGAGCATACAGCATGAGAAGTGTGTAAGCTTGCGTCGTTAACTTCTTTGTATACCGGTCTTGCCCATGTATGGTCACAATTTCGTTGAATTTCTCAAAATCAATGGCATTCAGCCATTTACCAAATGAAGTTTTTCGTGTATTCTTGTCCATGAGTTGGTCCTTTGTATTGGATTTGGACAGGAACTACCTGTACCTTCCATTATAAAGGACTTTTTCTTTTGGATTCCTTAGATTTTTGAAGGTTTTATGAATTCCTAATCTTCAAAAGATATTAATGCAACACTAGTGAAAATAAATATTGAATGTTGATCAAAGTTCTTTTGCTATTAAAAATATTTTCTGCCTTATTATAAATAGCTTTTGAACCTTTCCCGAACTTCAGCCAACTTATTTGTATGAAAGAATGCAAGCTTAAACAATAGACCGGCCTTCTACGAGGGAGGCCGGTCTATTGTGAATTGAAATTGAGAGGACCAACTTATAAAGGGGAGGTCCATTTTAGTGAGTACTCCAAAGTTAAATATAATAATTCCAAAAGGTAAGAAAACATTTTATGGTGAGACGGGCTTTGGCATAAGAGTTATCTAAAATTCAGTTGCTTCTGTTCTGACATGATTGAACGAGTATTGCTTAAAGGTAATAGATATTATCTTTAAAAGCTTTAAAGTAGATAACATTTTATCTAATAACAGAAAAGTTAGAGATTTTTCGAGAAAACTATTGAAAAAAGTCCGTCTGGACGGTATGATATATAAAATATTAATACTTTATACTTTATTGTGAAAAGTAACTCTTTTGTATTGTGGATATTTAATATTGTCAAATGGTAAGTTCTTTAGAAAAAACGGAGGGTTACCCATGGAAAAAGCTAGTATGAAAAAAGAAGAACTCTTGGAGGCTGCTTCTAGAATAGTAAATAAAAAAGGGGTACGATATCTTACTCTTAACAATGTTGCTAAAGAAGCTGGTGTGAGTAAGGGAGGACTACTATATTATTTCCCAACTAAAGACTCTCTGATACAAGGTGGACTTCAGTACATGTTGTCAGAATACACAAGAGAGATGGAGGAAGTTGCGAGCCATGATCAAGCCCCAGGAAACTTATTAAGAGCGTATATAGATGTAACAGTAAATGATGAACAGCCTTTAACAAGTAATTTGCTGGCCGCAATTGCTATTAATCCTGAACTGTTAAAGTCATCTCAAGAATGGTATCTACGATGGCAGGAAAAGATTGAGGAAAATGGAGTGGACCCAGTCATGGCTACTATTATAAGGTTAGCTGCTGACGGGGTGTGGTTTAATGAATTATTTGGATTTTCTTTTCTAGATGAAACTTTTAGGGAAAGAGTAGTAGAAAAATTAATGGAATTATCAGAGGGAGGGCCATTTGAATAAAAAATTTATTCTTTATTAAAGGAGGTGATGTTTTAAGAAGAGATAGTAATATTATTTAATGCTTACTTGTAACCGCTGTCATGGCAATTATTTGAGGTGTTCTATAGGCTAAAAAATGAGGAGGTATATCATGAGAGTAACAGAAAAGAGGAAACTTTTCCCACACCGTTATAATTCTAGTGTAGATATTTCCTATACTCTACCAGCTCCGTATTATAAGGATCCGGGAATATTTGAGTTAGAAAAGGAAGAAATATTTTATAAAAATTGGGTTTTAGCTGGTCACGTTGAAAAAGTTAAAGAGGTTGGTGATTATTTCACTTTCAATGTACAAGATCAAGAGTTATTTGTAATTAGGGGGAAGGATAATAAAATCCGAGCTTTTTACAATGTGTGTTCACATAGGGGGCATGAACTTGTAAAAGGAAGTGGAAATGTAAAAGCAGTGATCACATGCCCTTACCATGCATGGACATACAAAACAGATGGGAAATTTAATGCCGGTCGAGGAACAAACGAAATTAAAAAATTTAATCCTGAAGAAGCGTGTTTAAAACCGGCGAAAGTAGAAATTTTTGCTTCCTTTATATTTATCAATCTAGATACCAAAGCGAAATCATTACAAGATCTAATGCCTGGCGTAGAGGATGACATTCTTAAGAAAATTCCGGAAGTCGATAAGCTTACTTTGCATACAAGGCTTGAATATCACGTAAAAGGGAATTGGAAAGCAGCGATAGACAATTATTTAGAATGTAACCATTGCCAGGCTAATCACCCGGGCTTTTGCCAAACTATCGATGTTAAAAACTATCAAATAGAAGTATTTGAATATCATTCAACTAATGGAGGACCTCTATTAATTAATGGAGAAAGCGCTTATAGTGTTGGGGATTCACCAGAGCACGATCAATATGAAGGGTGGTTCCTGTGGCCAACGACAACATTTGGTTATATGCCCGGAGAACCACAATTAATTCTATTCCACTTTGTGCCTACTGGGCCTGATACGGTCATAGAATACTTTGATTTTTACTTTTTAGATAAGGAAATGACCCCTGAAAGAAAAGAAGTGTTAGAGTTTTTTGATAAGACACTTCAACCCGAAGATATTACACTTATTGAAAGTGTCCAAAGAGGGTTTAGTTCCAATGGCTATTATGACGGTCGATACGTAGGTAATGATGAACGCACTGATATTAGTGAACATGCTCTCCATCATTTTCATGGATTAGTGCTAAAATCTCTGGGAGCATTATAAAATTGAGCCCATTCACATTTATTTTCAAACTTGCCGGCCAAGCAAAATATTCATGTTAAATGTGAATGAGCTTAATTAAATTATAGTTTGATTGACTCCATAAGTAAATTCTTTTAACTGATTTTAGACGAAAGTCAAATATGCAGATAATAAATATCTGTGAAGGATAAAAGAATTTTGTTGGTTCCTAAGAGTATCGTTACGTAAAGTAATGATACTCTCCATTAAAATCTAAAGATTTTAAACCTCACGTATTTTGTATTGGCTATATGGAAAAGTCTAATTCCCTTTTTAATTAAATTAATAATGCGGAGGCTAATTAGGGATTACTGAACAACCCTCATCAAGCTACCTTAAGGATAAGTTTCTTGGAAAATAAACGTTCCGATTTTTCGATTGAATGTAGGAAAAACGACAAAAAAGTATCCCGGAGGATCTTTTCGAGGTTCATGATGACCAGCTGGAGGGCAATCGTCGTCTCGCTTGTGGTTTGCAGGCGTGTTCGAATAAGACCCAGCCCGTATGCGCGTTTGCCTTCGCCGAATTTCCCTTCGATGGCGTTGCGCTCGCCGTGGTCCTGTTTCTCCAACTTCTTCTGTTCTGCACGTACATGCTGGTCTTTGGCGGGCCTGCCGAGTTTCGGACCGCTCAACCGAATTCCGAGTTCTTGACAGAACTTCCGGTTGTCCCGGGTTCTGTAGATGGTATCCGCCAGGACGGCTTCCGGATAGTGGCCGAACCGTTCCTTGTACGCCAGGATAGCGTCTTTCAATAGGGTTCCTTCATTGTAGGCGTCCCATTGCAGCGTCTCAAGATACGCATACCCATCGACCAGACTGACAGAGAGTTTTGCGCCGAATTCGACGGATGCTTTCGCTTTTCCCCGGACAATCGGACGGATATACGGCTGCGCAATGCTGACTACGCGGTCCTGGATGGAATGAGTATCGCCCTCGAACAGGATGGTTTGCTGACGGAACAGCTCCTGGATGACCAGCAGGTCTTTGTACTGTGCCCGTGTCAGCCTGTCGAGCCCGACTTCATTCGCAAGATCTTCCACGTGCTTCAAATCTCGACGAACATAGGAAAGCTGTCCCTTCAGGCAAGCCTGGATCTTTTCGTAGCCGGGTTTTCGCTGCTTGGACAAGGCAAGGTATTCCTTCCGGGCTTTCCGGCGGTAGGTACGCGGTTTTTTGGACCCATGGCCCCGTTTCGCATGCAACCGATCAATCATCGTTTCGAGCTTTTCCCTTGCCTGATTCAAGAGACCGATATCCGTCGGATACGCAATATCGGAAGGGGCGCAGGTGGCATCGATCAGTAGTTTTCCTTGTTTGTAGATGGGGGCTGATTCTTCGGGACGCCGGGCCTCCGGTTTCGCTGCCGGGCTTCCGCTCCCGCCCCTCGGCTCATCGTCATCCGGACCATCCGAATCCTTGGGGTTCGCCGGTTTCCGATGTGCCGCTGTGATGGATTCGTTCACTTGATTCACCAGATCCGCGTTAAAACGCTTCCGGAAATGGGTCAGTGAAGAGGCATGGAACGGCGGGGTTTCCTGAAAAGCGGGAAGCCCGATGAAATATTGCATATAGGGGTTTTCAGTAATCGCTTCTACGGTTTCTCCATCACTCAATCGGAGACGTTCCTTGATGATCAGCGCTCCAAGTGCAAGCTGCACGGTGTACGCCTTACTCCCCTGATTGGGGTCGCCGAGTGACTCGAGATACGCTTCCTCCAGGTCGGCCCAAGGAATGACAGAAGCCATGCGAACCCAACGGTTATCCGGGTTCAAGTGCCCTCCGAACGGCAAAAAGAATTCGTGTGGCAGGATCATTTGTTTGGCGTTGTGTTCATACATGACATGTCCTCCTGTGCAGTGTATTAGTGAGTTTTATTTTTTCGGTATGCACCTGTTTCGACAAAAAAGGCGTCAAACCCTTTATTTATATGGGATTATAAGTTGTTCAGCAATCTCTAAATACTTTGTAAATAATTTTCGAGGCTCCATTGTTTGCATCATTGAATAATTGTTTTTCACAAAAAGTACCACCTAAAGTTTAAATTCTTCGAAGTCTGCTCCGTTTTTAAATGCCTTTTTTCCTTTTATGCTATGATGATAAAGTATTCGGTTACCGTATAGTCAAGAGTGAAGAGGTGAAAAATTGGGGTTTACAAAAAACTTTTTGCGACAGGAGAATTTGCAGATTTATGTGGTGTGAAAAAGCAAACGCTTTTTCATTATGATGAAATCGGTCTTTTAAAACCAGAGTATAAAAACGAAAATGGGTATCGCTATTATTCCGTTCAACAAGCAGAGGTTTTTAGCGTGATTGAAATGCTAAAAGAAATTGGTATGTCTTTAGCAGAAATTAAAAACTTTTTACATTTCAAAACACCAATGGAAACCATTGCATTATTAACGGAAAAAGAAGAGATGATGAAAAAGAAAATCATGAAAATGCAGCGTACACAGCTAATTATACAAAACAAGAAAAAGCATATTGAAGAAGCATTACGGTTGAATTTTGATCGGTTTACAATAGAAAAAATGGGAACAGAATACTATGTATTAAGTGAAAGTATTTTAAACTGCTCTGATAAAGAATTTACGAAGTTGATTATGTCGTTTATTAAATATACAAAGCGAGAAAGACTTGATACTGGCTATCCTATTGGAGGTTTGATTCGTCAAGAGCAGGTAGAGGCGGGAGATTACTGGAATTATTCGCATTTTTATATGCGTGTGGCTCAATCTGATTTAGCAGAACCTTTTATCAAAAAAGCGGGAAAATACGTTGTTGGCTATCATAAAGGAAGTTATGTGACGATTCAAGAAACCTATAAAAAAATGAAAAATTATTTGGATAAGGAAGGGTATCGTATTTGTGGTGATAGTTTTGAGGAGTATGTAATTGATGAGGTAAGTGTAAGTGGGGAAAATAATTATGTAACAAAAATAATGATACAAGTAGAAGAAAAGTAAGCAAGCTGCTCCTTTTTTCAACCGTTTTAGTTTTCTTAAAGCATTTCATAACCATTACTAAGTAAATGAAACGCGACCTGTCCCCAGATAGCAGACAGGTCGCTTTTTCGATTTGTTTATTCCATATATCCAGCGGGGTCCGCTTCCACTCCAAACCATACATGCGCATATCCGTCGTGAATGCCGAAGCCCATTACAGTCAAGTCTGCCCAAAATCCGTTTCCGATAATGACGTTGTTATGATTATAGGCGAATGTACAGGATTTCCAGTCGTATCTAGCATAATCTAAATGAATGCAAAGGAGGAAAAATAATGGTGCAATTTGATTATGATCGATATGGCAGATACGATCAAGATTATGGATATGATTACGACAATTATGGAAGACGTCACAGAAGACGACGTCCGCATTTTCAATATCCATTTTACCCATATTATCCAACCTATCCAATCTACCCGCCGTACTATCCCTACAATCGTTATCCCTACTACCAACCATATAACCGTCCGTATGGCTATTAATATAGAGGATGTTTAGAATTAAAAAACAAGGACCGACAGAATCTTAGGATTAGATGCTGTCGGTCCCTTTTTATTTATTTTCGCTAACTTATCTAAAGAAACAAACTCCGTTTCTTGCACTTGATATGATTTTTTCCGGCTAACAATTCTGCATGCCTCCATTGACATTCGTATCACCTTAAAATATCAGACTATAATAATTTCATCGAATACTCATTATAGTATAATGGATAACAGGTTAACTTTTGGGATAGAGATTTCTATGAAATTTGGGGAGTGAGAGCATGACAAACAAAGCAGCAAATAAAGTAGGGGTGACGATTGGCTCGCTTCAATTTATGGTCGAGCGGGGGAAAATTAAAGAGTTCGCGCTTGCTATCGGGGATGACAACCCTCTTTATTATGACGTGGAGACGGCACGGGCGGCAGGGTTTAGAGATGTCCCCATTCCTCCCACCTTTCCGACGGTGATTGAGATGTGGGGAGGGCTCGATTTTGAAGCGCTTTTCGAAGTGCTTGAAATGAATCCGCTGAAAGTGCTCCATGGCGAGCAGGAATATACGTATCTTCAGGATATTTGTGCTGGCGATGAAATTACGGGGGAGATACGTGTAAAAGCGGATGAAGTGAAACGGGCCATGCGGCTAGTGACCTTAGAAGGGAAATTTATGAATCAACAAATGGAAGACGTGCTTCTATCGAAGAGTGTGGTCATTGAACGGATGTAATCCGTTTATATTGGATAAGTCCATAACGAAAAAGGAGCATTCCTGTTAGAAGCTTTTTCGGGGACTTGAACACAAAAAGCCCTCTTGGTATGATGCGGGGTGTCAAATCTGCACGAATTGACCCCTAATTTAGATACCAAGGAGGACTCATCATGAATTTTACGCAAAACGCTAAAATTAATCAAGTCACGGATAAAACGCTGGTTATAGGAATGGACATCGCCAAGCGCACACATTACGCCTGCATGGTTGATGAACGTGGCCTGCTCCTCAAGAAGTCGTTCCCCGTACATCAATCGAGGCAAGGGTTCGAATACTTCTATGAATGTATTCTCAATGCCAAGAAACAATTCGGCAAAACCGATGTCATTATCGGCATCGAGCCAACCGGCCACTATTGGCTCAACCTGGCCTACTTTCTCGACGATCGGGGCATCCCCCTCGTCATATGCAATCCAATGCATGTAAAGAAATCCAAGGAACTTGACGACAATCTTCAGACGAAGAACGACGCCAAAGATGCCCTTGTCATCGCCCGTTTAGTGAAAGACGGTCGATACAGCTATCCACGGATCTTGAGGGAAACAGAGGCTGAACTGCGTGTAGGTGCGACGCTCAAAGGCAATCTCACTGAGGAATTAAACGCTGTTAAAAACAAGATAATTCGCTGGACCGATCGCTATTTTCCGGAGTTTCAACAAGTGTTTCCGAGTTTCGGCAAGATGGCACTCGCTGCGTTGGAATGTACACCATTTCCTAACGATGTAGCGGGCAAAGAGCCGATTGAACTGGTTGAAATCTACCGGAATGTAGAGGGAATGAAATCCCCCCAGATACCGAAGGCAAAGAAACTTATTGATTCGGCGTATATTTCCATTGGCGTTACAGAAGGACAAACGATGGCCCGTATTGAAATCGCCACACTCGTCCAGCGCTATCGCCAACTTGAGAAGGAACTTGAATCACTTCAGGAACAGTTGACAGAGCTTATTCAGGCGACGGTTGAGTATGAGTATCTTCAAACGGTTCCAGGCCTTGGAGACGCAACCATCATTGATTTACTATCTGAAATCGGTAGTTTCGCCCATTATGATCATCCACGCCAACTACTTAAACTCGCGGGATTGACACTTAGGGAGAATTCTTCCGGACAG from Bacillus sp. OxB-1 encodes:
- a CDS encoding IS4 family transposase yields the protein MDKNTRKTSFGKWLNAIDFEKFNEIVTIHGQDRYTKKLTTQAYTLLMLYAQLMESDSLHALEAALTNRDFQRAIGVDSISVSQLSRKNNRLDPTVLSNLFMQLVSQIAVQKLSPKKGLLLKIIDSTTIPLNVNHFKWAEFRETKAGVKLHIRLVFDENGTHYPDKEVITNAKEHDRNQLEVLVDDKEAMYVFDRGYVDYERFDRFTDDGLFFVCRLKKNAVLHPIHTFSLPEGSDALSDTMAFVGANPNCTENVFRILVIPDGKGGELRLITNRFDISAEEISEIYRSRWAIELFFKWLKQHVKIKHFYGQSEYAVKNQIYLALIAYCLNVLIQSETNSRKSILAISRILAANLWESSRYWLRRIRSGSIP
- a CDS encoding IS110 family transposase; the protein is MNFTQNAKINQVTDKTLVIGMDIAKRTHYACMVDERGLLLKKSFPVHQSRQGFEYFYECILNAKKQFGKTDVIIGIEPTGHYWLNLAYFLDDRGIPLVICNPMHVKKSKELDDNLQTKNDAKDALVIARLVKDGRYSYPRILRETEAELRVGATLKGNLTEELNAVKNKIIRWTDRYFPEFQQVFPSFGKMALAALECTPFPNDVAGKEPIELVEIYRNVEGMKSPQIPKAKKLIDSAYISIGVTEGQTMARIEIATLVQRYRQLEKELESLQEQLTELIQATVEYEYLQTVPGLGDATIIDLLSEIGSFAHYDHPRQLLKLAGLTLRENSSGQHKGQKRISKRGRRQLRALLFRVMMPMIRHNKAFRQLHEYYTTRQVNPLRKKQSIVVLCGKLLKVLHAICTKHMAFDAEQMMRDIPKLERAA
- a CDS encoding aromatic ring-hydroxylating oxygenase subunit alpha, translating into MRVTEKRKLFPHRYNSSVDISYTLPAPYYKDPGIFELEKEEIFYKNWVLAGHVEKVKEVGDYFTFNVQDQELFVIRGKDNKIRAFYNVCSHRGHELVKGSGNVKAVITCPYHAWTYKTDGKFNAGRGTNEIKKFNPEEACLKPAKVEIFASFIFINLDTKAKSLQDLMPGVEDDILKKIPEVDKLTLHTRLEYHVKGNWKAAIDNYLECNHCQANHPGFCQTIDVKNYQIEVFEYHSTNGGPLLINGESAYSVGDSPEHDQYEGWFLWPTTTFGYMPGEPQLILFHFVPTGPDTVIEYFDFYFLDKEMTPERKEVLEFFDKTLQPEDITLIESVQRGFSSNGYYDGRYVGNDERTDISEHALHHFHGLVLKSLGAL
- a CDS encoding MerR family transcriptional regulator; this encodes MGVYKKLFATGEFADLCGVKKQTLFHYDEIGLLKPEYKNENGYRYYSVQQAEVFSVIEMLKEIGMSLAEIKNFLHFKTPMETIALLTEKEEMMKKKIMKMQRTQLIIQNKKKHIEEALRLNFDRFTIEKMGTEYYVLSESILNCSDKEFTKLIMSFIKYTKRERLDTGYPIGGLIRQEQVEAGDYWNYSHFYMRVAQSDLAEPFIKKAGKYVVGYHKGSYVTIQETYKKMKNYLDKEGYRICGDSFEEYVIDEVSVSGENNYVTKIMIQVEEK
- a CDS encoding FAS1-like dehydratase domain-containing protein, translated to MTNKAANKVGVTIGSLQFMVERGKIKEFALAIGDDNPLYYDVETARAAGFRDVPIPPTFPTVIEMWGGLDFEALFEVLEMNPLKVLHGEQEYTYLQDICAGDEITGEIRVKADEVKRAMRLVTLEGKFMNQQMEDVLLSKSVVIERM
- a CDS encoding IS5 family transposase — protein: MYEHNAKQMILPHEFFLPFGGHLNPDNRWVRMASVIPWADLEEAYLESLGDPNQGSKAYTVQLALGALIIKERLRLSDGETVEAITENPYMQYFIGLPAFQETPPFHASSLTHFRKRFNADLVNQVNESITAAHRKPANPKDSDGPDDDEPRGGSGSPAAKPEARRPEESAPIYKQGKLLIDATCAPSDIAYPTDIGLLNQAREKLETMIDRLHAKRGHGSKKPRTYRRKARKEYLALSKQRKPGYEKIQACLKGQLSYVRRDLKHVEDLANEVGLDRLTRAQYKDLLVIQELFRQQTILFEGDTHSIQDRVVSIAQPYIRPIVRGKAKASVEFGAKLSVSLVDGYAYLETLQWDAYNEGTLLKDAILAYKERFGHYPEAVLADTIYRTRDNRKFCQELGIRLSGPKLGRPAKDQHVRAEQKKLEKQDHGERNAIEGKFGEGKRAYGLGLIRTRLQTTSETTIALQLVIMNLEKILRDTFLSFFLHSIEKSERLFSKKLILKVA
- a CDS encoding TetR/AcrR family transcriptional regulator, yielding MEKASMKKEELLEAASRIVNKKGVRYLTLNNVAKEAGVSKGGLLYYFPTKDSLIQGGLQYMLSEYTREMEEVASHDQAPGNLLRAYIDVTVNDEQPLTSNLLAAIAINPELLKSSQEWYLRWQEKIEENGVDPVMATIIRLAADGVWFNELFGFSFLDETFRERVVEKLMELSEGGPFE